A region from the Pontixanthobacter aestiaquae genome encodes:
- a CDS encoding lipoprotein-releasing ABC transporter permease subunit, which translates to MFLSPFEWTITKRYMLPGKGEGFIALVAGISVGVVMLSVALLIVVMSVMNGFRGELLDKFVNLNGHAIIQSFNGRLDNWEEILEEVRATPDVVSASPLIEQPLLVTFNGRAKAVSVRGNTQQDIAKLSENLVAGNLSAIESEAGRVAIGSQLAINLGARIGDTITIINPQGRSTPFGTVPRQVGYDVVALIETGVYQFDETFVVMPIRDAQTLLLTGDTIGLIEVTTNDAEDVGRILQPLQPKLQGIAQINDWRSINSSIFEALEVERVAMFFALSLIVLVAAFNILSSLVMLVRAKTRDIAILRTMGATRRNILKIFVTTGTTIGAFGTITGVILGFVILYFRQPILGFLNFATGQDIWDPEVRLLTELPARTDPVEIVGICVLAIGLSFLATLYPAMKAAKTDPVQVLRYE; encoded by the coding sequence GTGTTCCTAAGCCCCTTCGAATGGACGATCACCAAGCGCTACATGCTGCCCGGTAAAGGGGAGGGTTTTATTGCGCTCGTCGCCGGGATCAGCGTTGGCGTGGTGATGCTATCAGTTGCGTTGCTGATCGTCGTGATGAGCGTGATGAACGGATTTCGCGGCGAGCTTCTCGACAAATTCGTCAATCTGAACGGCCACGCCATTATCCAGAGCTTCAACGGGCGGTTGGACAATTGGGAAGAGATTCTGGAGGAAGTCCGCGCAACCCCTGATGTTGTCAGCGCGTCTCCTTTGATTGAACAGCCATTGCTGGTGACCTTCAATGGCCGCGCAAAGGCGGTCAGCGTGCGCGGAAATACACAGCAGGATATCGCTAAACTCAGCGAGAATCTGGTCGCTGGAAACCTGTCTGCTATCGAGTCAGAAGCGGGGCGGGTGGCCATCGGCTCGCAGCTTGCGATTAATCTTGGTGCCCGTATTGGTGACACGATCACGATTATCAATCCGCAGGGCCGTTCGACACCCTTCGGCACCGTGCCCCGTCAGGTGGGATATGATGTGGTGGCGCTGATTGAAACCGGTGTATATCAGTTTGACGAGACGTTCGTGGTCATGCCGATCCGCGACGCTCAGACGCTGCTATTGACCGGTGATACGATTGGTTTGATTGAAGTGACTACGAATGATGCGGAGGATGTGGGGCGGATACTCCAGCCGCTTCAACCGAAGTTACAGGGAATCGCACAGATCAATGATTGGCGCTCGATCAACTCGAGCATATTCGAAGCATTGGAGGTCGAACGGGTCGCGATGTTTTTTGCATTGTCGCTGATCGTGCTGGTGGCTGCTTTTAACATTCTGTCGTCACTGGTGATGCTGGTGCGCGCCAAAACGCGCGACATCGCGATCCTGCGGACGATGGGGGCGACACGGCGTAATATCCTCAAGATATTCGTGACCACAGGGACCACTATCGGCGCGTTCGGGACGATTACTGGAGTGATCCTCGGCTTTGTCATTCTCTACTTCCGCCAACCGATCCTTGGCTTCCTCAATTTCGCGACCGGCCAGGATATTTGGGATCCCGAAGTGCGGTTGCTGACCGAGCTTCCCGCGCGGACCGATCCGGTCGAGATTGTCGGCATATGCGTGCTCGCCATCGGGCTAAGCTTCCTCGCCACACTTTATCCCGCAATGAAAGCGGCCAAGACCGATCCGGTACAGGTCCTTCGCTATGAGTGA
- the purF gene encoding amidophosphoribosyltransferase: MTHNHPFFDAGGDKLREECGVFGAINADKASAVTALGLHALQHRGQEAAGITSYDGDRFYSVRGTGHVAENFSTQKALAELPGHMAAGHVRYSTTGGSGLRNVQPLYADLASGGFAVAHNGNISNARTLRDDLVSRGAIFQSTSDTEVIIHLVATSRYPTMIDRFVDALRMLEGAYSLIVMTPEGMIACRDPFGIRPLVMGKLNGTTVFASESVAFDVIGAEFVREVEPGELIRVSFDGAMESLHPFGNIKPRPCIFEHVYFSRPDSVFVGQSVYSSRKSIGEQLAIESPAEVDLVVPVPDSGVPAAIGYAQQAGVPFELGIIRSHYVGRTFIQPTQGARTSSVSLKHNANRALVEGKRIVLIDDSLVRGTTSIKIVQMMRDAGATEVHFRVASPPFAHSCFYGVDTPEREKLLAAKMDTEPMRAHIGADSLAFVSIDGLYRAVGLQGRDNSCPQYCDACFTGEYPTPLTDRSKREDKDAQLSFDRVT; the protein is encoded by the coding sequence ATGACGCACAATCATCCGTTTTTTGACGCAGGCGGAGATAAGCTGCGCGAGGAATGCGGCGTGTTCGGCGCAATCAACGCAGACAAGGCTTCTGCGGTGACGGCTCTGGGCCTGCACGCTTTGCAGCATCGCGGGCAGGAAGCGGCCGGCATCACCAGCTATGATGGTGACCGGTTTTATTCGGTACGCGGCACTGGCCATGTTGCCGAGAATTTCTCGACCCAAAAAGCACTCGCCGAACTGCCTGGCCACATGGCGGCGGGTCACGTGCGCTATTCCACGACCGGCGGATCTGGCCTGCGCAATGTGCAGCCGCTTTACGCGGATCTGGCGAGCGGCGGCTTTGCGGTTGCGCATAATGGCAATATCTCCAACGCGCGAACATTGCGTGATGATCTGGTCAGCAGAGGCGCGATCTTCCAATCGACTTCCGATACTGAAGTGATCATCCATCTGGTTGCCACCAGCCGCTATCCGACGATGATCGACCGCTTCGTTGATGCTCTGCGAATGCTGGAAGGTGCGTATTCGTTGATCGTGATGACGCCAGAAGGCATGATTGCCTGCCGCGACCCATTCGGAATTCGCCCGCTGGTGATGGGCAAGCTGAATGGCACCACAGTATTTGCCAGCGAGAGCGTTGCATTTGACGTGATCGGCGCCGAGTTCGTCCGCGAAGTTGAACCAGGTGAATTGATCCGCGTGAGCTTCGACGGCGCGATGGAATCGCTCCATCCTTTCGGCAATATCAAGCCGCGCCCGTGTATTTTCGAGCACGTCTATTTCAGCCGACCCGACAGCGTGTTTGTTGGCCAGTCGGTCTATTCATCGCGCAAATCGATCGGCGAACAACTGGCGATTGAAAGCCCCGCCGAAGTCGATCTGGTTGTGCCAGTGCCCGATAGCGGCGTCCCCGCCGCCATCGGTTACGCGCAGCAGGCTGGCGTACCGTTCGAACTGGGCATCATCCGGTCACACTATGTCGGGCGGACTTTCATTCAACCGACACAGGGCGCACGAACATCCAGCGTGTCGCTAAAGCACAACGCCAACCGGGCATTGGTGGAAGGCAAGCGGATCGTACTGATCGACGATTCATTGGTTCGCGGCACCACCAGCATCAAGATCGTTCAGATGATGCGCGATGCCGGTGCAACCGAAGTCCATTTCCGCGTAGCGAGCCCGCCTTTCGCGCATAGCTGCTTCTACGGCGTCGATACGCCCGAGCGGGAAAAACTGCTCGCCGCAAAGATGGACACCGAGCCAATGCGCGCGCATATCGGCGCCGACAGCTTGGCATTTGTGTCGATAGACGGCCTCTACCGCGCAGTTGGCTTGCAAGGGCGCGATAACTCGTGCCCACAATATTGTGATGCCTGCTTTACGGGTGAATACCCCACGCCGCTAACCGACCGATCCAAGCGCGAAGACAAAGACGCGCAGCTATCCTTCGACAGGGTAACATGA
- a CDS encoding glutathione peroxidase has protein sequence MTTIADFSVKKSDGSDLDLSEKKGKVLLVVNVASKCGFTPQYDGLEELHNQYGDQGFEVLGFPCNQFGGQEPGTAEEIEQFCKVNFGLTFPLMKKVEVNGDGASPLFDWMKGEAPGLMGSKTIKWNFTKFLINRDGEVVKRYAPQDTPAKISKDIAKLL, from the coding sequence ATGACTACGATTGCCGATTTCAGCGTGAAAAAATCCGACGGGTCGGATCTCGATCTGTCCGAGAAGAAGGGCAAAGTCCTGCTGGTGGTCAACGTCGCCAGTAAATGCGGTTTCACCCCGCAATATGACGGGCTCGAGGAACTGCACAACCAATATGGCGATCAGGGGTTCGAAGTGCTCGGCTTTCCCTGCAATCAGTTTGGCGGGCAAGAACCAGGCACTGCGGAAGAGATCGAGCAGTTCTGCAAAGTGAATTTCGGGCTTACCTTCCCGCTGATGAAGAAAGTCGAAGTCAACGGTGACGGTGCGAGCCCGCTTTTCGACTGGATGAAGGGCGAAGCGCCTGGCCTGATGGGCAGCAAGACCATCAAATGGAACTTCACCAAGTTCTTGATCAACCGCGACGGCGAAGTGGTGAAGCGCTATGCCCCGCAGGATACCCCGGCGAAGATCAGCAAGGATATCGCGAAGCTGCTGTAA
- a CDS encoding DUF1579 family protein, with protein sequence MLVSFLALILAQDAATQTGAPPPPAVPPTASCKGENYDAFNFWVGDWDVYVTGAETQEDGSPRVVAQSTIEKLYNGCAIRENWMPARPSPGGSLSGYNPKTGMWEQTWIGSSPGQVYFKGGGGRTGMVLTGLWPNVGGPGRDGLIRMTYTPNELDGSVRQLGQVSYDEGVTWAPSFDFTYRPKADAGQKDTE encoded by the coding sequence ATGCTCGTTTCGTTTCTCGCTTTGATTTTGGCTCAAGACGCGGCCACGCAAACTGGCGCCCCGCCGCCGCCGGCCGTACCTCCCACGGCAAGCTGTAAAGGCGAAAACTACGATGCGTTCAATTTTTGGGTTGGCGATTGGGACGTCTACGTCACGGGCGCAGAAACCCAAGAGGATGGCTCGCCGCGAGTTGTTGCGCAAAGCACAATCGAAAAGCTTTATAATGGCTGCGCAATCCGCGAAAATTGGATGCCGGCACGCCCGAGCCCCGGCGGCAGCCTTAGCGGATACAATCCCAAAACAGGCATGTGGGAGCAGACATGGATCGGCTCGTCACCGGGCCAAGTCTATTTCAAAGGCGGCGGCGGCCGTACCGGCATGGTGCTTACCGGCCTGTGGCCCAATGTTGGCGGCCCCGGTCGCGACGGCTTGATCCGCATGACTTACACCCCAAATGAGCTGGACGGTTCGGTGCGCCAGCTCGGTCAGGTTTCGTATGACGAAGGTGTGACATGGGCTCCGAGTTTCGACTTCACTTACAGACCCAAGGCTGATGCCGGGCAGAAAGACACAGAATGA
- a CDS encoding ABC transporter ATP-binding protein: MSDPVVKLSGLTRSFEQGGVRIDVLRGVNLAIQPGEIVALLGPSGSGKSTMLQAVGLLEGGFGGTIEIDGTDASALPSDGRTELRRTHMGFVYQFHHLLPDFNAEENVILPQLVRGVDRGEAEERARELLSSLGLSGRLNHRPSQLSGGEQQRVAVARALANSPQLVLADEPTGNLDEATADKVLDQFLALVRGEGSAALVATHNERLASQMDRVVRLHEGTLD, encoded by the coding sequence ATGAGTGATCCAGTCGTCAAACTATCGGGCCTGACCCGTTCTTTCGAACAAGGCGGCGTACGCATCGATGTGCTGCGCGGCGTCAATCTGGCAATCCAGCCAGGCGAAATTGTCGCGCTGCTCGGTCCTTCTGGCTCGGGCAAATCGACGATGCTGCAAGCGGTCGGACTGCTCGAAGGCGGCTTTGGCGGGACTATCGAGATTGACGGGACCGATGCGAGCGCATTGCCGTCCGATGGCCGCACCGAGTTGCGCCGCACGCATATGGGTTTTGTCTATCAATTCCATCACTTGCTGCCCGATTTCAACGCGGAAGAGAATGTTATCCTGCCGCAATTGGTGCGCGGAGTTGATCGCGGTGAAGCAGAGGAACGCGCCCGCGAATTACTGAGCTCGCTTGGCCTTAGCGGCAGGCTCAATCACCGTCCCAGCCAGCTTTCCGGCGGTGAGCAGCAGCGTGTAGCGGTGGCGCGCGCTTTGGCCAACAGTCCGCAATTGGTGCTCGCCGATGAACCTACTGGTAATCTGGATGAGGCAACAGCGGACAAGGTGCTCGACCAGTTTCTCGCGCTTGTCCGGGGCGAGGGCAGTGCGGCGCTGGTTGCTACGCATAATGAGCGGCTGGCGTCACAGATGGACCGTGTGGTACGGTTGCATGAGGGCACACTCGACTAA